One Fundulus heteroclitus isolate FHET01 chromosome 1, MU-UCD_Fhet_4.1, whole genome shotgun sequence genomic window carries:
- the gpkow gene encoding G-patch domain and KOW motifs-containing protein, with protein sequence MASRGEDAAASEPAFGEDRGERKTAAVSFGFTKKVSKFTPATGGALTTKAEKDYLTGIVKNELQSSKPTEKPKELIIPLIQKNRWKGAAQSGEGTGKAEAPAQDRDSVESQAVKELIEDSRRQLELWQNGPQPERNLNLSIPLLMQNKVPEGFEDGDRVKVDLRPEPSTEADYESIPVEAYGLAMLKGMGWKKEEGIGLTFKQDVKPIEHQLRPKGLGLGADRSAIKDLEPGKRQRPPKPGEERAKEEELVMAPGGCILVQSGAHKELYGKIEGVDADNARVVVKLAIGGKTVTVSQYGVKLVGKKEYEKYSKDLSRLSKAHKDKEKEKEKERQRLEEKEQRSNSDKVKHQSSERDEGKARKRKQRESSQDREKPPVKEARQASAPPSWLQRDLKVRFIDKAFKAGRYYNSKMRVEDVLTPFTCVCRTEEGRLLDDVKQDMLETIVPKREHDAVMVVLGEHRGQVGRILQRDKDKCRAMVQLDRYEEKLFTLDYDSICHYVGASDH encoded by the exons ATGGCGTCGCGCGGAGAAGATGCCGCTGCTAGCGAACCTGCTTTTGGAGAGGATCGCGGGGAGAGAAAAACAGCGGCGGTGTCATTTGGTTTCACTAAGAAAGTTAGTAAATTTACACCGGCCACCGGCGGGGCTCTGACCACTAAAGCTGAAAAAGATTACTTGACCGGAATAGTCAAGAATGAACTGCAGAG CTCAAAACCCACGGAGAAGCCGAAGGAGCTCATCATCCCCCTGATCCAGAAGAACCGCTGGAAGGGAGCGGCCCAGAGCGGGGAAGGCACCGGGAAGGCAGAGGCGCCGGCCCAGGACAGGGATTCCGTGGAGTCTCAGGCTGTGAAAGAACTGATCGAAG ATTCACGGAGGCAGCTTGAGCTGTGGCAGAATGGACCTCAGCCAGAACGCAATCTCAACCTCTCCATCCCCCTGCTGATGCAGAACAAGGTGCCAGAGGGCTTTGAGGATGGAGACCGTGTGAAGGTGGACCTGCGGCCTGAACCT tcaacAGAGGCAGACTATGAGAGCATTCCTGTTGAGGCTTACGGACTCGCTATGCTGAAAGGGATGGGTTGGAAGAAGGAAGAGGGGATCGGACTAACATTTAAACA AGACGTGAAGCCAATCGAACACCAGCTCCGGCCAAAAGGGCTGGGCCTCGGAGCGGATCGTTCAGCGATAAAGGATCTCGAGCCAGGCAAGCGTCAGCGTCCCCCGAAGCCTGGCGAGGAGAGGGCCAAGGAGGAGGAACTAGTGATGGCTCCTGGAGGCTGTATTTTAGTGCAATCCGGGGCCCATAAAGAGCTTTACGGCAAA ATAGAAGGTGTAGACGCAGACAACGCTCGAGTTGTAGTCAAACTGGCAATCGGCGGGAAGACGGTGACGGTCAGCCAGTACGGGGTCAAACTGGTCGGAAAGAAAGAATACGAAAAATACAGCAAGGACCTCA GCCGGCTCAGTAAGGCCCACAAAGacaaggagaaggagaaggagaaggagcgacagagactggaggagaaagaacagagaAGCAACAGCGACAAAGTCAAACACCAGTCATCAGAGAGGGACGAAGGCAAAGCGAGGAAGAGGAAACAGAGAGAATCCAGTCAGGACAG AGAGAAGCCGCCGGTGAAAGAAGCGAGGCAAGCTTCGGCTCCCCCCTCCTGGCTCCAGAGAGACCTGAAAGTCCGCTTTATAGACAAGGCGTTTAAAGCGGGCAGGTACTACAACTCCAAG ATGCGAGTGGAGGACGTCCTGACGCCGTTTACCTGCGTGTGTCGAACTGAAGAGGGAAGACTGTTAGACG ATGTGAAGCAGGACATGTTGGAAACCATCGTCCCAAAACGCGAACACGACGCCGTGATGGTGGTCCTGGGCGAGCaccggggacag GTCGGTCGGATCCTCCAGCGGGACAAGGACAAGTGCAGAGCGATGGTGCAGCTCGACAGATACGAGGAGAAATTGTTCACCCTGGATTATGACTCCATTTGTCACTATGTGGGAGCCTCAGACCACTGA
- the pqbp1 gene encoding polyglutamine-binding protein 1 isoform X2: MPLPPALLARLAKRGIVKPTDQEADEEIIAEDYDDNNVDYESTRQENLPPNWYKVFDPACGLPYYWNAETDMVAWLSPNDPTSVITKPAKKVKVDVVDERAERPFEKLEKERERERERDRERERERERERDRERDRERERDRDEGRDRDRRKQRRDDIAPYGKSKRGRKDDEMDPMDPSAYSDAPRGSWSSGLPKRNEAKTGADTTAAGPLFQQRPYPSPGAVLRANAANHPPKE; the protein is encoded by the exons ATGCCTCTCCCTCCGGCACTTCTGGCCCGCCTGGCCAAGCGAGGGATTGTTAAACCAACAGACCAAG AAGCCGACGAGGAGATTATCGCTGAAGATTACGATGACAACAATGTGGATTATGAATCCACCAGACAGGAGAACCTTCCTCCTAACTGGTACAAAGTGTTTGATCCAGCTTG CGGTCTTCCTTACTACTGGAATGCAGAGACAGACATGGTAGCCTGGCTATCCCCAAATGACCCCACCTCAGTAATAACAAAACCTGCCAAGAAAGTAAAAG ttgacGTTGTAGATGAAAGAGCAGAAAGACCTTTTGAGAAGCTGGAGAAGGAGCGAGAGCGAGAGCGGGAAAGAGACCGGGAAagggaaagagaaagagagcggGAAAGGGACCGAGAGcgggacagagagagagaaagggacCGGGATGAAGGGAGGGACAGGGACAGAAGGAAACAGAGGAGAGACGACATCGCACCCTACGGCAAAAGCAAAAGAG gaagAAAAGATGATGAGATGGACCCCATGGATCCAAGTGCTTATTCTGATGCTCCAAG GGGCTCTTGGTCAAGCGGCCTCCCCAAGCGCAACGAAGCAAAGACGGGCGCAGACACGACAGCGGCGGGGCCTCTGTTCCAGCAGCGGCCGTACCCCAGCCCTGGAGCCGTGCTGCGCGCCAACGCCGCCAACCATCCCCCCAAGGAGTGA
- the pqbp1 gene encoding polyglutamine-binding protein 1 isoform X1 has protein sequence MPLPPALLARLAKRGIVKPTDQAEADEEIIAEDYDDNNVDYESTRQENLPPNWYKVFDPACGLPYYWNAETDMVAWLSPNDPTSVITKPAKKVKVDVVDERAERPFEKLEKERERERERDRERERERERERDRERDRERERDRDEGRDRDRRKQRRDDIAPYGKSKRGRKDDEMDPMDPSAYSDAPRGSWSSGLPKRNEAKTGADTTAAGPLFQQRPYPSPGAVLRANAANHPPKE, from the exons ATGCCTCTCCCTCCGGCACTTCTGGCCCGCCTGGCCAAGCGAGGGATTGTTAAACCAACAGACCAAG CAGAAGCCGACGAGGAGATTATCGCTGAAGATTACGATGACAACAATGTGGATTATGAATCCACCAGACAGGAGAACCTTCCTCCTAACTGGTACAAAGTGTTTGATCCAGCTTG CGGTCTTCCTTACTACTGGAATGCAGAGACAGACATGGTAGCCTGGCTATCCCCAAATGACCCCACCTCAGTAATAACAAAACCTGCCAAGAAAGTAAAAG ttgacGTTGTAGATGAAAGAGCAGAAAGACCTTTTGAGAAGCTGGAGAAGGAGCGAGAGCGAGAGCGGGAAAGAGACCGGGAAagggaaagagaaagagagcggGAAAGGGACCGAGAGcgggacagagagagagaaagggacCGGGATGAAGGGAGGGACAGGGACAGAAGGAAACAGAGGAGAGACGACATCGCACCCTACGGCAAAAGCAAAAGAG gaagAAAAGATGATGAGATGGACCCCATGGATCCAAGTGCTTATTCTGATGCTCCAAG GGGCTCTTGGTCAAGCGGCCTCCCCAAGCGCAACGAAGCAAAGACGGGCGCAGACACGACAGCGGCGGGGCCTCTGTTCCAGCAGCGGCCGTACCCCAGCCCTGGAGCCGTGCTGCGCGCCAACGCCGCCAACCATCCCCCCAAGGAGTGA